In the genome of bacterium, one region contains:
- a CDS encoding DUF4197 domain-containing protein, with product MTSPLRLRPAAGLLVALLLPLAGCAGLSDLDFGDLAGQAPLDEATVTRGLREALAVGTDRTVAATGREDGYLGNELIRIALPAELDGMSRTLRDLGMGAVVDDLAVGMNRAAEAAAGEAADVFLEAVRGMTIADAFAILDGGDTAATEYFRARTGTALAARFQPIVTAKMNDVGVFPVYSRLYDSYTRIPLVEKPDLDLVGYVTDEALDGLFTVLAQEEKRIRDDPLARTTALLQRVFGSGR from the coding sequence ATGACGTCTCCGCTCCGCCTCCGGCCGGCCGCCGGCCTGCTCGTCGCCCTGCTGCTCCCGCTCGCCGGGTGCGCCGGCCTGTCCGACCTCGATTTCGGCGACCTCGCCGGCCAGGCGCCCCTGGACGAGGCCACCGTCACCCGCGGCCTGCGCGAGGCCCTGGCCGTGGGCACCGACCGCACCGTCGCGGCCACCGGCCGCGAGGACGGCTATCTGGGCAACGAGCTGATCCGCATCGCCCTGCCCGCCGAACTCGACGGCATGTCGCGCACCCTGCGCGACCTGGGCATGGGCGCCGTGGTGGACGACCTCGCGGTGGGCATGAACCGCGCCGCCGAGGCCGCCGCGGGCGAGGCGGCCGACGTCTTCCTGGAGGCCGTGCGCGGCATGACCATCGCCGACGCCTTCGCCATCCTCGACGGCGGCGACACGGCCGCCACCGAGTACTTCCGCGCCCGCACGGGCACGGCCCTCGCAGCGCGTTTCCAGCCGATCGTCACGGCGAAGATGAACGACGTGGGCGTGTTCCCGGTGTACAGCCGCCTCTACGACAGCTACACGCGCATCCCCCTGGTGGAGAAGCCGGACCTCGACCTCGTCGGCTACGTCACCGACGAGGCCCTGGACGGGCTGTTCACCGTGCTGGCCCAGGAGGAGAAGCGGATCCGGGACGACCCGCTGGCGCGCACCACGGCGCTGCTGCAGCGGGTGTTCGGGAGCGGCCGCTAG